From the genome of Motilibacter peucedani, one region includes:
- a CDS encoding calcium-binding protein: MDLRLALGATVGTLTLLTAAPAYAATPSAPTPSSTTPATCQGKTVTILGTAAGETITGTAGNDVIDAGAGDDVIDALGGNDTICGGDGKDTVSYSGAPGAVTANLATGTATGYGTDTLSTVENLTGSTYADTLTGDGYSNVLKGGSGNDRIDGAGGYDTCDAYTGTDSMNACEDVKAGTEASGALDTATFSMGSGTAFFMDNLNTSTTTTQKLTWTMKNGTAVQIPAGTPVGANNAGPFTGIGGTYTVTMSGSVAGTHHFRVVQPKTQTFTYAVGTTVSADKPTTGQGRIEGPQDTDVYTFTGKAGEKTFFDVVSDTTGGWAQATLTSPTGTQLFSRYLSDYGAVVLPTAGTYTLKVHSPAGDDHTGTYGFRIVDVPAAQKFAYSLGSTISNGVPGAGAGNLEAIGSEDDYTFTGTAGQQVYLDALTDGTAGYARAVLAAPSGATVFDRYIGSDSPVVTLPAAGTYTLKVLTSASDSHTGTYSLALRPAVSAPQVFAYTLGRTVSKDEPATGAGNLEGVGSEDDYTFSGTAGDVLFYDVLADATQGYATVTLVDPKGTTVYTGWSYTDRGGITLPTTGGYTLKVKTSDTVHLGTYSFRLLKVAAPQKFSISVGQSVSNGVPAAGAGNLEGVGSADVYTFTGTAGTALKYHMTSDATSDYGYATLRAPDGSTVLGTYIGTDSSVKPLPVTGTYTLTVAAGTNDTHTGTYGFVLQKS, encoded by the coding sequence ATGGACCTCCGCCTCGCCCTCGGCGCGACCGTGGGCACGCTGACGCTGCTCACGGCGGCGCCCGCGTACGCCGCCACGCCCTCCGCGCCGACACCTTCCTCGACGACCCCGGCCACCTGCCAGGGCAAGACCGTCACCATCCTCGGCACCGCCGCGGGCGAGACGATCACCGGCACCGCCGGGAACGACGTCATCGACGCCGGCGCCGGCGACGACGTGATCGACGCGCTCGGCGGCAACGACACGATCTGCGGGGGTGACGGCAAGGACACCGTCTCCTACAGCGGCGCGCCCGGAGCGGTGACCGCGAACCTCGCCACCGGCACGGCCACCGGCTACGGCACCGACACGCTCTCGACGGTCGAGAACCTCACCGGCAGCACCTACGCCGACACGCTGACCGGGGACGGCTACAGCAACGTGCTCAAGGGCGGCTCCGGCAACGACAGGATCGACGGCGCCGGCGGCTACGACACCTGCGACGCCTACACCGGCACCGACTCGATGAACGCCTGCGAGGACGTGAAGGCCGGCACCGAGGCCTCCGGCGCGCTCGACACCGCGACGTTCTCGATGGGCTCGGGCACCGCGTTCTTCATGGACAACCTCAACACCTCGACGACCACGACCCAGAAGCTCACGTGGACGATGAAGAACGGCACCGCGGTGCAGATCCCGGCCGGCACGCCCGTCGGAGCGAACAACGCCGGGCCGTTCACGGGCATCGGCGGCACCTACACCGTGACGATGAGCGGCTCGGTCGCCGGCACCCACCACTTCCGCGTCGTGCAGCCCAAGACCCAGACCTTCACCTACGCGGTCGGCACCACGGTCTCGGCCGACAAGCCCACGACGGGCCAGGGCCGCATCGAGGGCCCCCAGGACACCGACGTCTACACCTTCACCGGCAAGGCCGGCGAGAAGACCTTCTTCGACGTCGTCTCCGACACCACCGGCGGCTGGGCCCAGGCCACGCTCACCTCGCCCACGGGCACCCAGCTCTTCAGCCGCTACCTCTCCGACTACGGCGCTGTCGTGCTGCCGACAGCGGGCACCTACACCCTCAAGGTGCACTCGCCGGCGGGCGACGACCACACCGGCACCTACGGCTTCCGGATCGTCGACGTCCCGGCGGCGCAGAAGTTCGCCTACTCGCTCGGCTCGACGATCTCCAACGGCGTGCCGGGCGCCGGTGCCGGCAACCTCGAGGCCATCGGCTCGGAGGACGACTACACCTTCACCGGCACGGCCGGCCAGCAGGTCTACCTCGACGCGCTGACCGACGGGACCGCCGGCTACGCCCGCGCCGTCCTCGCCGCCCCCTCCGGCGCGACGGTGTTCGACCGCTACATCGGCAGCGACAGCCCGGTCGTCACGCTGCCGGCAGCGGGCACGTACACGCTCAAGGTCCTGACGAGCGCGAGCGACAGCCACACGGGCACCTACAGCCTGGCGCTGCGCCCGGCCGTCTCGGCGCCGCAGGTCTTCGCCTACACCCTCGGGCGCACCGTCTCGAAGGACGAGCCGGCCACCGGCGCGGGCAACCTCGAGGGCGTCGGCTCCGAGGACGACTACACCTTCTCGGGCACCGCGGGCGACGTGCTCTTCTACGACGTGCTCGCCGACGCCACGCAGGGGTACGCGACGGTCACCCTCGTCGACCCCAAGGGCACGACGGTCTACACCGGCTGGAGCTACACCGACCGCGGCGGCATCACGCTGCCCACGACCGGCGGCTACACGCTGAAGGTCAAGACGAGCGACACGGTGCACCTGGGCACCTACAGCTTCCGGCTGCTCAAGGTCGCCGCGCCGCAGAAGTTCTCGATCTCCGTCGGCCAGTCGGTCTCCAACGGCGTGCCGGCCGCCGGTGCAGGCAACCTCGAGGGCGTGGGCTCCGCCGACGTCTACACCTTCACGGGCACGGCCGGGACGGCGCTGAAGTACCACATGACCAGCGACGCGACCTCCGACTACGGCTACGCGACGCTCAGGGCGCCCGACGGCAGCACCGTGCTCGGCACCTACATCGGCACCGACAGCAGCGTGAAGCCCCTGCCGGTCACCGGCACCTACACGCTGACCGTCGCGGCCGGCACCAACGACACCCACACCGGCACCTACGGGTTCGTCCTGCAGAAGAGCTAG
- a CDS encoding nucleotide sugar dehydrogenase: protein MKVCVVALGKIGLPLAVQFASKGHTVVGADVSTRAVELVNAGQEPFPGEAFLAEKLKAAVDAGLLRATTDTAAAVAESEAVVVVVPLFVDAEGVPDFGWMDDATQSIARGLKPGTLVSYETTLPVGTTRTRFAPMLEEGSGLVADGSAAGFSLVFSPERVLTGRVFQDLRRYPKLVGGIDEASAARGVAFYEAVLDFDERPDLATPNGVWDLGSSEASELAKLAETTYRDVNIGLANQFARFAGDNGIDVMKVIEASNSQPYSHIHSPGIAVGGHCIPIYPRMYLWNDPAATVVRAAREANAGMPDYAVALLEGAYGELTGARVAVLGAAYRGGVKETAFSGVFPTVAALEARGAQVSVQDPMYTDEELEGLGFTAYHFGEPVDAAVVQADHADYRTIGSDDLPGVTVLVDGRRVTDAARFPGVARRVIGAS, encoded by the coding sequence GTGAAGGTCTGCGTCGTCGCACTCGGCAAGATCGGCCTGCCCCTCGCCGTGCAGTTCGCGTCCAAGGGCCACACCGTGGTCGGGGCCGACGTCAGCACCCGCGCGGTCGAGCTGGTCAACGCCGGCCAGGAGCCGTTCCCCGGCGAGGCGTTCCTCGCCGAGAAGCTGAAGGCCGCGGTCGACGCGGGCCTCCTGCGCGCGACCACCGACACGGCCGCCGCCGTTGCGGAGAGCGAGGCGGTCGTCGTCGTCGTGCCGCTGTTCGTCGACGCCGAGGGCGTCCCCGACTTCGGCTGGATGGACGACGCGACCCAGTCCATCGCCCGCGGGCTCAAGCCCGGGACCCTGGTGTCCTACGAGACGACGCTGCCGGTCGGCACCACCCGCACCCGGTTCGCCCCGATGCTCGAGGAGGGCTCGGGCCTGGTGGCCGACGGCTCGGCCGCGGGCTTCTCGCTCGTCTTCAGCCCCGAGCGGGTGCTCACCGGGCGGGTCTTCCAGGACCTGCGCCGCTACCCCAAGCTGGTCGGCGGCATCGACGAGGCGAGCGCCGCGCGGGGGGTGGCGTTCTACGAGGCCGTGCTCGACTTCGACGAGCGGCCCGACCTCGCCACGCCGAACGGCGTCTGGGACCTCGGCTCGTCCGAGGCCTCCGAGCTCGCCAAGCTGGCCGAGACCACCTACCGCGACGTCAACATCGGGCTGGCCAACCAGTTCGCGCGCTTCGCCGGCGACAACGGCATCGACGTCATGAAGGTCATCGAGGCCTCGAACTCCCAGCCCTACAGCCACATCCACTCGCCGGGCATCGCCGTCGGCGGGCACTGCATCCCGATCTACCCGCGCATGTACCTCTGGAACGACCCGGCCGCCACGGTCGTGCGCGCGGCCCGCGAGGCCAACGCCGGCATGCCCGACTACGCGGTCGCGCTGCTCGAGGGCGCCTACGGCGAGCTGACCGGCGCCCGCGTCGCGGTGCTGGGGGCTGCGTACCGCGGCGGGGTCAAGGAGACCGCCTTCAGCGGCGTCTTCCCGACCGTCGCCGCGCTCGAGGCGCGCGGGGCGCAGGTCTCGGTGCAGGACCCGATGTACACCGACGAGGAGCTCGAGGGGCTCGGCTTCACCGCCTACCACTTCGGCGAGCCGGTCGACGCGGCGGTCGTGCAGGCCGACCACGCCGACTACCGCACGATCGGCTCGGACGACCTGCCCGGCGTCACGGTGCTGGTCGACGGGCGCCGGGTCACCGACGCCGCACGCTTCCCCGGCGTCGCACGGCGGGTCATCGGCGCCAGCTAG
- a CDS encoding glycosyltransferase family 4 protein: protein MRRQGLRAVVRDAPQQLTAALQACGVELVEQVADADLVLSPRALEGSEGRLWLLASDLPGPLELLAAPPGHVAAAAAHARWVVSPDERTRGLLDAGVPDAAKRGVVLPWDAPAEVLQTAVEALLARSFPAHQGAGGRRKLVVAGHALHFLDALLEDWRSDPALEVRVDSVPSFARHDQEVSRALAEWADVVVCEWASPVAAFYSTHKRSGSRLVVRLHRAELYSEWWKAIDIDAVDAVVCVSGHYARLTRETTGWPAEKVTVVPNYVDATVLARHKLPGAEFALGLMGAVPRRKRLDLALDVVERLRSRDPRFTLFVKSRPVWDVPYAWRDEQERAAFDAALHRVRRSPLLADGVVFDAYGSDVGAWLRKIGWMLSTSDDESFHLAPAETMASGGVPVLRDWAGVETIYDPRWVQGDPDAMARTIADAVEAGTWPQLAAEAQGQALARFDVRVVAAEFARLISG, encoded by the coding sequence GTGAGGCGGCAGGGCCTGCGCGCGGTCGTCCGCGACGCGCCGCAGCAGCTGACGGCAGCGCTGCAGGCGTGCGGCGTCGAGCTGGTGGAGCAGGTGGCGGACGCCGACCTCGTCCTGAGCCCCCGCGCGCTCGAGGGCAGCGAGGGCAGGCTGTGGCTGCTGGCGAGCGACCTGCCCGGTCCGCTCGAGCTGCTCGCTGCCCCGCCAGGGCACGTCGCGGCCGCGGCGGCCCATGCCCGCTGGGTCGTCTCGCCCGACGAGCGCACCCGCGGCCTGCTCGACGCGGGTGTCCCGGACGCGGCCAAGCGCGGCGTCGTCCTGCCGTGGGACGCGCCCGCCGAGGTGCTGCAGACCGCCGTCGAGGCGCTGCTCGCGCGCAGCTTCCCCGCCCACCAGGGCGCGGGAGGGCGCCGCAAGCTGGTCGTCGCCGGCCACGCGCTGCACTTCCTCGACGCCCTGCTGGAGGACTGGCGCTCGGACCCGGCGCTCGAGGTGCGGGTCGACTCCGTCCCGTCGTTCGCCCGCCACGACCAGGAGGTCAGCCGCGCGCTGGCCGAGTGGGCCGACGTGGTGGTGTGCGAGTGGGCGAGCCCGGTGGCCGCGTTCTACAGCACCCACAAGCGGTCCGGCAGCCGGCTGGTCGTGCGGCTGCACCGCGCCGAGCTCTACTCCGAGTGGTGGAAGGCGATCGACATCGACGCCGTCGACGCCGTGGTCTGCGTGAGCGGGCACTACGCCCGGCTCACCCGCGAGACCACCGGCTGGCCGGCCGAGAAGGTCACGGTCGTGCCCAACTACGTCGACGCGACGGTGCTCGCCCGGCACAAGCTGCCCGGCGCCGAGTTCGCGCTCGGGCTCATGGGCGCGGTGCCCCGCCGCAAGCGGCTCGACCTCGCGCTCGACGTCGTCGAGCGCCTGCGGAGCCGGGACCCCCGCTTCACCCTGTTCGTGAAGTCGCGGCCGGTGTGGGACGTGCCCTACGCCTGGCGCGACGAGCAGGAGCGGGCGGCGTTCGACGCGGCGCTCCACCGCGTACGCCGCAGCCCGCTGCTCGCTGACGGCGTCGTCTTCGACGCCTACGGCAGCGACGTGGGCGCGTGGCTGCGCAAGATCGGCTGGATGCTCTCGACCAGCGACGACGAGAGCTTCCACCTGGCGCCGGCCGAGACGATGGCCAGCGGCGGGGTGCCGGTGCTGCGCGACTGGGCGGGCGTCGAGACGATCTACGACCCGCGCTGGGTGCAGGGCGACCCCGACGCGATGGCGCGCACCATCGCCGACGCCGTCGAGGCCGGCACCTGGCCCCAGCTGGCCGCCGAGGCGCAGGGCCAGGCGCTCGCCCGCTTCGACGTGCGGGTGGTCGCGGCCGAGTTCGCGCGGCTCATCAGCGGCTGA
- the wecB gene encoding non-hydrolyzing UDP-N-acetylglucosamine 2-epimerase, which produces MKVLSVVGARPQFVKLAPVARAFAGTGHQHVIVHTGQHYDAVMSDVFFEDLQIPAPDVHLGVGSGSHGVQTGAILAAMDAVLDEHRPDWVLVYGDTNSTLAGTLSAVKLHLPVAHLEAGLRSFNRRMPEEHNRVLTDHAADLLLAPTAVAVDHLAAEGLAERTVLVGDVMTDVLFTVRDAVAGRAPELPGGVSPAEPYLLATIHRAENTDDETRLRAVVEQLSGLPMPVVLLAHPRLVARAATLGLELRTGSLHPTAPLPYPAMVAAAAASAGVVTDSGGLQKEAFLLRVPCTTLRTETEWVETVELGWNVLRGDLTGVAEAVTRPRPADTDAAPYGTGDAARQVVAALEARLGA; this is translated from the coding sequence ATGAAGGTGCTCAGCGTCGTCGGTGCCCGCCCGCAGTTCGTCAAGCTCGCCCCCGTGGCCCGCGCGTTCGCCGGCACCGGCCACCAGCACGTCATCGTCCACACCGGGCAGCACTACGACGCGGTGATGTCGGACGTGTTCTTCGAGGACCTGCAGATCCCCGCGCCCGACGTGCACCTGGGCGTCGGGTCCGGCTCCCACGGCGTGCAGACCGGCGCCATCCTCGCCGCGATGGACGCCGTGCTCGACGAGCACCGGCCCGACTGGGTGCTGGTCTACGGCGACACCAACTCCACGCTCGCGGGCACGCTGTCGGCGGTCAAGCTGCACCTGCCGGTGGCCCACCTCGAAGCGGGGCTGCGCTCGTTCAACCGGCGGATGCCCGAGGAGCACAACCGCGTGCTCACCGACCACGCGGCCGACCTGCTGCTCGCGCCGACCGCGGTCGCGGTCGACCACCTGGCCGCCGAAGGGCTGGCGGAGCGCACCGTGCTGGTCGGCGACGTCATGACCGACGTGCTCTTCACCGTGCGCGACGCGGTGGCCGGGCGCGCGCCCGAGCTGCCCGGGGGCGTGTCCCCGGCTGAGCCCTACCTGCTCGCCACCATCCACCGCGCCGAGAACACCGACGACGAGACGCGGCTGCGCGCCGTCGTCGAGCAGCTCTCGGGCCTGCCGATGCCCGTGGTGCTGCTGGCCCACCCGCGGCTGGTGGCCCGCGCGGCCACGCTCGGGCTCGAGCTGCGCACCGGCTCGCTGCACCCGACGGCGCCGCTGCCCTATCCGGCGATGGTCGCCGCCGCTGCCGCCTCTGCCGGGGTCGTGACCGACTCGGGCGGGCTGCAGAAGGAGGCGTTCCTCCTGCGGGTGCCGTGCACCACGCTGCGCACCGAGACCGAGTGGGTCGAGACCGTCGAGCTCGGCTGGAACGTGCTGCGCGGCGACCTCACCGGCGTCGCCGAGGCCGTCACCCGCCCCAGACCGGCCGACACCGACGCCGCGCCCTACGGCACCGGCGACGCCGCCCGCCAGGTGGTTGCCGCGCTCGAGGCGCGGCTCGGCGCCTAG
- a CDS encoding SDR family NAD(P)-dependent oxidoreductase, with protein MDLQLRGRRAIVTGGSRGIGLAVARSLAAEGADVALVARDPHRLEQAAEAVGASGVRVLALSADTTDPAAVERMVATVVERWGGVDVLVNAAARPASAGAPTTLAATTDEALLTELDTKVLGYLRCARAVAPHMVAAGWGRIVNVSGLNARSTGSIAGSIRNVAVAAMTKNLADELGPSGVNVTVVHPGRTVTERTPVPPPPVSTSIGRMVTADEVAAVVTFLASPLSVAVTGDAVAVGGGTPGAIYY; from the coding sequence ATGGACCTCCAGCTGCGCGGCAGACGGGCGATCGTGACGGGCGGCAGCAGGGGGATCGGGCTCGCAGTGGCCAGGTCCCTCGCTGCCGAGGGTGCCGACGTCGCCCTGGTGGCGCGCGACCCCCACCGGCTGGAGCAGGCGGCCGAGGCGGTGGGCGCCAGCGGCGTACGCGTGCTGGCGCTCTCCGCCGACACCACCGACCCCGCGGCCGTGGAGCGCATGGTCGCGACGGTCGTCGAGCGGTGGGGCGGCGTCGACGTCCTGGTCAACGCGGCGGCCCGCCCGGCCTCCGCCGGCGCACCGACCACCCTCGCGGCGACGACCGACGAGGCGCTGCTCACCGAGCTCGACACCAAGGTCCTCGGCTACCTGCGGTGCGCGCGGGCGGTCGCGCCCCACATGGTCGCCGCCGGCTGGGGGCGGATCGTCAACGTCAGCGGGCTCAACGCCCGCTCCACGGGCTCGATCGCCGGCTCGATCCGCAACGTCGCGGTCGCCGCCATGACCAAGAACCTGGCCGACGAGCTCGGCCCCTCGGGCGTCAACGTCACCGTCGTGCACCCAGGCCGCACGGTCACCGAGCGGACGCCCGTGCCGCCGCCGCCGGTCAGCACGAGCATCGGGCGCATGGTCACCGCCGACGAGGTCGCCGCCGTCGTGACCTTCCTCGCCTCGCCGCTCAGCGTCGCGGTCACCGGCGACGCGGTCGCCGTCGGGGGCGGCACCCCGGGCGCGATCTACTACTGA
- a CDS encoding heparinase II/III domain-containing protein, with translation MRRPLRRAVAALAPLLGVASLVVPATSSPASAAVASSALGTFACTGFSGLDNPKILGSAKADIVSFVMADRFKAPGLPARKVGNGHGDITWRQPALGVSGQTWLASLKWLGPLLSATHDNAPGVGPHGHAYTAEQKQAQYARAALVTQDWIRDNPRWEQTDPRSAAQAPVSGAAHRLQFLLCLREKVGGQPWLDTAIARHVKFFVGRTTSPVSDRETFVYKTWKPPARWPRWKGANNIGLDQSLGVLGAACALGRRDWYSVAVRRIDKHAALVYDAQGVDNEQAPGYSAYNFGLWTKTLDRLNSCGGLSQTGVSTRLQKAVEFIAASHRPDGRQEQLGDTEAVSRPIYGTVAEYAATQGASGPVPTQRVGVYNGSIGGYVFGRSGWGVDRPFAQESFYSLRFGKGRIFHGHDDHTSVTYWARGKQVLADGGHPGYAKGAYRDYILSPQAHNVVTATAPFDRLAATKLTSSVQSDAGDAYTVSDTAYAGVTRQRSVLAVLPPQQDVMLVADTLTSATRHRYDQLWHLGPQFAATVAGGRASAVSGDTQVSVVPIVLPGAAAPRVTITRGSTKPLQGWISPEFYVHEKVSTVDVAATGARATILTAVVPAAAGAAVETSAVASPAGGWDVAVSVGGEATVAHLSATGQLSR, from the coding sequence GTGAGACGCCCCCTCCGCCGTGCCGTCGCCGCTCTCGCGCCCCTGCTCGGGGTCGCCTCCCTGGTCGTCCCCGCGACCTCCTCCCCCGCCTCCGCCGCCGTCGCGAGCTCCGCGCTGGGCACCTTCGCGTGCACCGGCTTCTCCGGGCTCGACAACCCCAAGATCCTCGGCAGCGCCAAGGCCGACATCGTCTCCTTCGTCATGGCCGACCGCTTCAAGGCGCCGGGCCTGCCCGCGCGCAAGGTCGGCAACGGCCACGGCGACATCACCTGGCGCCAGCCGGCGCTGGGCGTCTCCGGCCAGACCTGGCTCGCCTCGCTCAAGTGGCTCGGCCCGCTGCTCTCCGCCACGCACGACAACGCGCCCGGCGTCGGGCCGCACGGTCACGCGTACACCGCCGAGCAGAAGCAGGCGCAGTACGCCCGCGCCGCCCTCGTGACCCAGGACTGGATCCGCGACAACCCGCGCTGGGAGCAGACCGACCCGCGCAGCGCCGCCCAGGCCCCGGTCTCCGGTGCAGCGCACCGCCTGCAGTTCCTGCTCTGCCTGCGCGAGAAGGTCGGCGGCCAGCCGTGGCTCGACACCGCCATCGCCCGGCACGTGAAGTTCTTCGTCGGCCGCACCACCTCGCCGGTCTCGGACCGCGAGACCTTCGTCTACAAGACCTGGAAGCCGCCGGCCCGCTGGCCGCGTTGGAAGGGCGCCAACAACATCGGGCTCGACCAGAGCCTGGGCGTGCTCGGTGCGGCCTGCGCCCTCGGGCGGCGCGACTGGTACTCCGTCGCGGTCCGGCGCATCGACAAGCACGCCGCGCTGGTCTACGACGCCCAGGGCGTCGACAACGAGCAGGCCCCCGGCTACAGCGCCTACAACTTCGGGCTCTGGACCAAGACGCTCGACCGCCTCAACAGCTGCGGCGGGCTCTCGCAGACCGGCGTCTCGACCCGCCTCCAGAAGGCCGTCGAGTTCATCGCCGCCTCTCACCGGCCCGACGGCAGGCAGGAGCAGCTCGGCGACACCGAGGCCGTCAGCCGCCCGATCTACGGCACGGTCGCGGAGTACGCGGCGACGCAGGGCGCCTCGGGGCCGGTGCCCACGCAGCGCGTCGGGGTCTACAACGGCAGCATCGGCGGCTACGTCTTCGGGCGCAGCGGCTGGGGCGTCGACCGGCCGTTCGCGCAGGAGTCGTTCTACTCGCTGCGCTTCGGCAAGGGCCGCATCTTCCACGGCCACGACGACCACACCTCGGTGACCTACTGGGCGCGCGGGAAGCAGGTGCTCGCCGACGGCGGGCACCCGGGCTACGCCAAGGGCGCCTACCGCGACTACATCCTCTCGCCGCAGGCCCACAACGTCGTCACCGCGACCGCGCCGTTCGACCGGCTCGCCGCGACGAAGCTCACCTCGAGCGTGCAGTCCGACGCGGGCGACGCCTACACCGTCTCCGACACCGCCTACGCGGGCGTGACCCGCCAGCGCAGCGTGCTCGCGGTCCTCCCGCCGCAGCAGGACGTGATGCTCGTCGCTGACACGCTGACCTCGGCGACCCGCCACCGGTACGACCAGCTCTGGCACCTGGGCCCGCAGTTCGCGGCGACGGTGGCCGGCGGGCGGGCCAGCGCGGTGAGCGGCGACACGCAGGTCTCGGTCGTGCCGATCGTGCTGCCGGGCGCCGCGGCCCCCCGCGTCACGATCACCCGCGGCTCGACCAAGCCGCTGCAGGGCTGGATCTCGCCGGAGTTCTACGTCCACGAGAAGGTGAGCACGGTCGACGTCGCGGCCACCGGCGCGCGGGCGACGATCCTCACCGCCGTGGTGCCGGCGGCTGCGGGTGCTGCCGTCGAGACCTCGGCGGTTGCGAGCCCGGCCGGCGGCTGGGACGTCGCGGTGAGCGTCGGCGGCGAGGCCACCGTCGCCCACCTCTCGGCGACGGGGCAGCTCAGCCGCTGA